The Phyllopteryx taeniolatus isolate TA_2022b chromosome 14, UOR_Ptae_1.2, whole genome shotgun sequence genome has a window encoding:
- the LOC133488802 gene encoding coagulation factor XIII B chain-like: protein MFLRSFGFALLLSCPGVPHAQSPAEPCPAPQLDGGFLVPEQETYLHESSLMYACSAGQKPAVEGWWATTVCLNGLWSHTPQCINEDACFTPNIPNGKYNESPEGLWYREGSVIRVKCDEGYKHQTWGATASCRKGAWSSLPVCERSETSCDEPPKVQHAVVLQKYQDIFSADSEVRYECEHGYSLEGTNARKSILCVAGSWAIVPSCIKEISKPGAGDDVDTSGGIKKPVDGSRARGRGTASAAAAAAAAGGAASAAAAASAAAGGSTASETGSGTTSDRTESTSSPLTIAVVNCGSYPKVKNGDVVRRTQMFLKYACNGFYKRVGPEKVMCYNNDTWSTLPTCKEAFCQLDLDEYTNYKFQESGTIILKERETKSVACIWENFSSRITCAQGKVRLTQCCHYMDHYYQRCN from the exons ATGTTTCTCAGGTCTTTTGGATTTGCGCTGCTCTTGTCTTGTCCTGGAGTTCCTCATG CCCAAAGCCCGGCAGAGCCCTGTCCTGCTCCGCAGCTGGATGGAGGCTTTTTAGTGCCTGAACAAGAAACCTATTTGCATGAAAGCAGTCTTATGTACGCTTGCAGCGCTGGACAAAAACCAGCAGTGGAGGGCTGGTGGGCCACCACTGTCTGCCTGAACGGGTTATGGTCACATACACCCCAATGTATAA ATGAAGACGCCTGCTTTACACCCAATATTCCCAATGGAAAATACAATGAAAGTCCTGAAGGCTTGTGGTACAGGGAAGGATCGGTCATTCGGGTAAAGTGTGACGAAGGCTACAAACACCAAACCTGGGGAGCAACAGCCTCGTGTAGAAAGGGCGCTTGGTCCTCTTTGCCGGTTTGTGAGC gaagtgaaacATCTTGTGATGAGCCACCTAAAGTCCAGCACGCTGTTGTCCTTCAAAAGTACCAGGACATATTTTCAGCCGATTCTGAGGTCCGCTATGAATGTGAACACGGCTACAGCTTGGAGGGAACAAACGCCAGGAAGTCCATCTTGTGTGTAGCTGGATCCTGGGCAATAGTTCCGAGCTGCA ttaaagaaaTATCCAAACCAGGTGCTGGAGATGATGTGGACACATCGGGTGGCATTAAAAAACCTGTTGATGGAA GCAGAGCAAGGGGGCGGGGCACTGCCAGCGCCGCtgccgctgccgccgccgccggtgGTGCCGCgagtgccgccgccgccgccagtgCCGCCGCCGGTGGTTCCACAGCGAGTGAAACAG GATCTGGAACCACTTCTGACAGGACCGAGAGCACGAGCTCACCCTTGACCATAGCAG ttgtcaacTGTGGATCATACCCAAAAGTTAAAAATGGTGATGTCGTGCGACgaactcaaatgtttttaaaatatgcgTGCAACGGTTTTTACAAAAGGGTCGGTCCGGAGAAAGTCATGTGCTACAATAATGACACTTGGTCAACACTACCAACGTGCAAAG AAGCATTTTGTCAACTGGACCTTGATGAATATACGAACTACAAGTTCCAAGAATCTGGAACAATAATTCTAAAAGAACGAGAGACCAAGAGCGTTGCGTGTATCTGGGAAAACTTCAGCAGCCGGATTACATGCGCTCAAGGAAAAGTTCGACTGACGCAAT GTTGTCATTACATGGACCATTATTAC CAAAGGTGCAACTAA